Proteins co-encoded in one Amblyraja radiata isolate CabotCenter1 chromosome 24, sAmbRad1.1.pri, whole genome shotgun sequence genomic window:
- the lemd1 gene encoding LEM domain-containing protein 1 isoform X1, with protein MSDTWESRDPNHLTKGRLKSELIAHNVPLPRKEQKKEVYVQLYLKHITSKNNSELRADFSSDEEDSSEIKITELPRLTETKDNYTNMNVSQLNDEELKEQLMKHGVTPGPIVATTRSVYEKKLLKLMGQGPAVPPPKQNGTGDVEQYSDSEEEEDFPPEGSTHSKIDSSYQRHSTSKITITDASSTSKSRQMQVNETVDVLTPVFPIEMSSPSGISATRRRPIKGAAGRPIQYNFDDLATRASMRNTYKEKSSYSGTKENKPVQRLVPVWLRILLFIIVILILFLVYQAMESNQENPFAYFLEKASNQVSQPQPEASATPDREAEVIVE; from the exons ATGTCAGACACTTGGGAAAGTCGCGATCCGAATCACTTAACTAAAGGGAGACTGAAGAGTGAATTAATTGCGCATAACGTGCCTTTACCGCGAAAGGAGCAGAAGAAAGAGGTTTACGTTCAGCTCTACTTAAAACACATTACTTCCAAGAATAATTCAGAATTAAGGGCGGATTTTTCCAGCGACGAGGAGGATTCTTCAGAAATTAAAATCACC GAGCTGCCCAGACTGACAGAGACCAAAGATAATTATACAAATATGAATGTCTCACAGCTGAACGATGAAGAGTTGAAAGAGCAACTCATGAAGCATGGAGTTACACCTGGTCCAATTGTGG CCACTACCAGATCAGTTTATGAAAAGAAGCTCCTGAAGCTGATGGGGCAGGGTCCAGCTGTGCCTCCACCCAAGCAAAACGGAACCGGCGATGTTGAACAATACTCAGATAGTGAAGAGGAAGAAG ATTTTCCACCTGAGGGCTCCACACACAGTAAAATTG ATTCTTCATATCAAAGACACAGTACATCGAAAATCACCATCACAGATGCAAGTAGTACAAGCAAATCAAGACAAATGCAG gTAAATGAAACAGTGGATGTATTGACTCCGGTGTTTCCAATTGAAATGAGCTCTCCATCAGGAATCAG TGCAACACGACGTCGACCAATCAAAGGAGCAGCAGGTCGGCCAATTCAGTATAATTTTGATGATCTGGCCACACGGGCTTCGATGAGAAATACCTATAAGGAGAAAAGCAGCTATTCGGGTACAAAGGAGAATAAACCAGTACAACGTCTTGTGCCAGTGTGGCTACGAATCCTCCTGTTCATCATTGTGATATTAATCCTCTTTCTGGTCTATCAGGCAATGGAAAGTAATCAGGAGAATCCTTTTGCATATTTCCTGGAGAAAGCCAGCAACCAAGTGTCTCAGCCACAACCTGAAGCTTCGGCCACACCAGACCGCGAGGCAGAGGTGATTGTGGAGTAG
- the lemd1 gene encoding LEM domain-containing protein 1 isoform X2: MADGENSDEVLKLPSAEGEEERAKSFRFQELPRLTETKDNYTNMNVSQLNDEELKEQLMKHGVTPGPIVATTRSVYEKKLLKLMGQGPAVPPPKQNGTGDVEQYSDSEEEEDFPPEGSTHSKIDSSYQRHSTSKITITDASSTSKSRQMQVNETVDVLTPVFPIEMSSPSGISATRRRPIKGAAGRPIQYNFDDLATRASMRNTYKEKSSYSGTKENKPVQRLVPVWLRILLFIIVILILFLVYQAMESNQENPFAYFLEKASNQVSQPQPEASATPDREAEVIVE, from the exons GAGCTGCCCAGACTGACAGAGACCAAAGATAATTATACAAATATGAATGTCTCACAGCTGAACGATGAAGAGTTGAAAGAGCAACTCATGAAGCATGGAGTTACACCTGGTCCAATTGTGG CCACTACCAGATCAGTTTATGAAAAGAAGCTCCTGAAGCTGATGGGGCAGGGTCCAGCTGTGCCTCCACCCAAGCAAAACGGAACCGGCGATGTTGAACAATACTCAGATAGTGAAGAGGAAGAAG ATTTTCCACCTGAGGGCTCCACACACAGTAAAATTG ATTCTTCATATCAAAGACACAGTACATCGAAAATCACCATCACAGATGCAAGTAGTACAAGCAAATCAAGACAAATGCAG gTAAATGAAACAGTGGATGTATTGACTCCGGTGTTTCCAATTGAAATGAGCTCTCCATCAGGAATCAG TGCAACACGACGTCGACCAATCAAAGGAGCAGCAGGTCGGCCAATTCAGTATAATTTTGATGATCTGGCCACACGGGCTTCGATGAGAAATACCTATAAGGAGAAAAGCAGCTATTCGGGTACAAAGGAGAATAAACCAGTACAACGTCTTGTGCCAGTGTGGCTACGAATCCTCCTGTTCATCATTGTGATATTAATCCTCTTTCTGGTCTATCAGGCAATGGAAAGTAATCAGGAGAATCCTTTTGCATATTTCCTGGAGAAAGCCAGCAACCAAGTGTCTCAGCCACAACCTGAAGCTTCGGCCACACCAGACCGCGAGGCAGAGGTGATTGTGGAGTAG